In the Flavobacterium acetivorans genome, one interval contains:
- a CDS encoding c-type cytochrome yields the protein MKRVYKITLLFGITILVASCHNKKAPNYQYFPNMYESVGYETYSESAAFKNGKEGQLPVDGTINRGFETYDYENSTAGYELAKANLKSPLDSLDRSSDKGKALYDIYCISCHGATGDGKGKLVEREKFLGVPSYKDREITEGSIFHVETYGLNAMGSHANQLSKHERWLVADYVLKLKSQL from the coding sequence ATGAAAAGGGTATATAAAATAACACTTTTATTTGGCATCACTATTTTAGTGGCATCTTGTCATAATAAAAAAGCGCCAAATTATCAGTATTTTCCAAATATGTACGAATCTGTAGGTTATGAAACCTATTCTGAGTCAGCTGCATTCAAAAACGGAAAAGAAGGACAATTACCTGTTGATGGTACTATTAATAGAGGTTTTGAAACTTATGATTATGAGAATTCGACTGCAGGTTACGAACTAGCCAAAGCGAATCTTAAATCACCTTTAGATTCATTGGACAGAAGCTCTGATAAAGGAAAAGCACTTTATGATATTTATTGTATCAGTTGTCATGGTGCAACTGGTGATGGTAAAGGGAAATTAGTGGAAAGAGAAAAATTCTTAGGAGTTCCTAGCTATAAGGACAGGGAAATTACCGAAGGAAGTATTTTTCATGTTGAAACTTATGGTTTAAATGCAATGGGTTCTCATGCAAATCAATTAAGTAAACATGAACGT
- a CDS encoding DUF3341 domain-containing protein, which translates to MSSNKVIYAIYNDDDILMDAVKKTRAAHHHIEEVFSPFPVHGLDKAMGLAPTRLAICAFLYGCVGITVATAMMNYIMIQDWPQDIGGKPSFSYIQNMPAFVPIMFEMTVFFAAHLMVITFYMRSKLWPFKQAENPDVRTTDDHFLMEVSINDNEEELVSFFKNTGAVEVKVIEKN; encoded by the coding sequence ATGAGTAGTAATAAAGTTATTTACGCCATTTATAATGACGATGATATATTGATGGATGCGGTTAAAAAAACCAGAGCAGCTCATCATCATATTGAGGAAGTTTTTTCACCATTCCCAGTGCACGGTCTAGATAAGGCTATGGGATTAGCACCTACAAGATTAGCGATTTGTGCTTTTCTGTATGGATGTGTGGGTATCACTGTTGCAACGGCAATGATGAATTATATTATGATTCAAGATTGGCCTCAGGATATCGGTGGGAAGCCTAGTTTTAGTTATATTCAAAATATGCCTGCTTTTGTGCCTATTATGTTTGAAATGACAGTTTTCTTTGCAGCACATTTAATGGTTATTACTTTCTATATGAGAAGTAAATTGTGGCCTTTTAAACAGGCTGAAAATCCTGATGTTAGAACTACAGATGATCACTTCTTGATGGAAGTTTCCATTAATGATAATGAAGAGGAATTAGTTTCTTTTTTCAAAAATACAGGAGCTGTAGAAGTTAAAGTAATAGAAAAGAATTAA
- a CDS encoding TAT-variant-translocated molybdopterin oxidoreductase encodes MSSNKKYWKSVEELENGSIVEALRNNEFVEAIPTDEFLGNNDAMSSSSTSRRDFLKYVGFSTAAATLVACEGPVHKSIPYVLQPEQIIPGVADYYATSVFDGFDFANLLVKTREGRPIKVDNNTISGAKFTANARVHASILSLYDNMRLKEPKIEGKSATWAAVDTKIKASLADAKAKGGQVVLLTNTLASPSTEKLIGEFIASNPTAKHVVYDAVSSSEALDAFETVYGERALVDYDFSKASLIVSVGADFLGDWQGGGYDTSYAQGRIPKNGKMSRHFQLEANMTLSGAAADKRLPMSVANQKQALVHIYNIVTGSSVAVSLDAKFKSEVTKAGQQLKAAGSKGVLVSGIQDKNAQLLVLAINQVLASEAFVTSGTRQIRKGSNEKVAQLLKDMNAGSVHTLIMSGVNPVYTLADSASFVGGLKKVQTSVAFSIKEDETALVSTVAAAVPHYLESWGDLSLTKGTYSLTQPVIRPLFDTKQFQDVLMSLNGLTGTFYDYVKANSASFISGSTWNSVLHDGVFVGASSALSGSADYAAAAAELAKSKASSDFELVLYTKTGMGDGQQANNPWLQEFPDPITRVSWDNYVTVSNEDAKKLGLSNEIVANGGLDGSYATIAMAGGVKLESVPVIVQPGQAVGTIGLALGYGRKAALKEEMQVGVNAYSLYKGFNDVQSVTLVKADGVHEFACVQGQKTLMGRGDIIKETSLEIFNTKDAKIWNKVPMVSLNHQEVEATTVDLWDSFDRSVGHHFNLSIDLNACTGCGACVIACHAENNVPVVGKSEVRRSRDMHWLRIDRYYSSESTFEGDNERKENIAGLSSSLSTFNEMEKAGDNPQVSFQPVMCQHCNHAPCETVCPVAATSHGRQGQNQMAYNRCVGTRYCANNCPYKVRRFNWFLYNKNSEFDYHMNDDLGRMVLNPDVNVRSRGVMEKCSMCIQMTQATILKAKREGRAIVDGEFQTACSNACSTGAMVFGDVNDTESQVAKLAADDRMYHLLEHVGTKPNVIYHVKVRNT; translated from the coding sequence ATGTCATCAAACAAAAAATACTGGAAAAGTGTTGAGGAGCTAGAAAATGGTTCTATTGTTGAGGCGCTTAGAAATAACGAATTTGTTGAGGCAATTCCTACTGATGAGTTTTTAGGAAATAATGACGCTATGTCATCGTCTTCAACATCACGTCGTGATTTTTTAAAGTACGTTGGTTTTAGTACTGCTGCAGCTACGCTTGTAGCGTGCGAAGGGCCGGTGCACAAGTCGATTCCTTATGTATTACAACCAGAACAAATCATTCCTGGGGTTGCAGATTATTATGCGACTTCTGTTTTTGATGGTTTTGATTTTGCAAATCTACTTGTTAAAACACGTGAGGGGCGTCCTATTAAAGTAGATAATAACACTATTTCTGGAGCAAAGTTTACTGCAAATGCTAGGGTTCATGCTTCAATATTGTCATTGTATGACAATATGCGTTTGAAGGAGCCTAAAATTGAGGGTAAATCTGCGACTTGGGCTGCTGTAGATACAAAAATTAAGGCTAGTCTTGCAGATGCTAAAGCTAAAGGAGGTCAAGTAGTATTGTTAACCAATACTTTGGCGAGTCCATCGACTGAAAAATTAATAGGTGAATTTATTGCAAGTAATCCAACTGCTAAGCATGTGGTTTATGATGCGGTTTCTTCGTCAGAAGCTTTAGATGCTTTCGAAACGGTTTACGGTGAAAGAGCTTTAGTGGATTATGATTTTTCAAAAGCTTCACTTATAGTTTCTGTAGGTGCAGATTTCTTGGGAGATTGGCAAGGTGGAGGATATGATACATCTTATGCACAAGGTAGGATTCCGAAAAACGGAAAAATGTCGCGTCATTTTCAGTTAGAAGCAAATATGACTTTGTCTGGTGCTGCTGCTGATAAGCGTTTGCCTATGTCTGTTGCGAATCAAAAACAAGCGTTAGTACATATTTATAATATTGTTACTGGTTCTTCTGTTGCTGTGAGTTTAGATGCTAAGTTTAAATCAGAAGTTACAAAGGCAGGTCAACAATTAAAAGCTGCTGGTTCTAAAGGGGTTTTGGTTTCTGGGATTCAGGATAAAAATGCTCAATTATTAGTTTTAGCAATCAATCAAGTTTTGGCTAGTGAGGCTTTTGTGACCTCAGGTACTAGACAAATACGTAAAGGATCTAATGAGAAAGTAGCTCAATTATTGAAAGACATGAATGCGGGTAGTGTTCATACTTTGATAATGAGTGGTGTTAATCCTGTTTATACTTTAGCGGATTCAGCGTCATTTGTGGGTGGACTTAAAAAAGTTCAAACATCAGTGGCTTTTTCGATAAAAGAAGATGAAACAGCTTTGGTTAGTACTGTTGCAGCTGCGGTTCCTCATTATTTAGAATCTTGGGGGGATTTAAGCCTAACTAAAGGTACTTACAGTTTGACTCAACCAGTAATTCGTCCGTTGTTTGATACAAAACAATTTCAAGATGTTTTGATGTCTTTGAATGGTTTGACTGGAACTTTTTACGATTATGTTAAAGCAAATTCGGCTTCGTTTATTTCAGGTAGTACTTGGAACAGCGTTTTACATGATGGTGTTTTTGTAGGAGCTTCTTCTGCATTGTCAGGTTCTGCAGATTATGCAGCTGCTGCTGCTGAATTGGCGAAATCAAAAGCTTCTAGTGATTTTGAATTAGTATTGTATACTAAAACAGGAATGGGAGATGGTCAGCAAGCTAATAACCCTTGGTTGCAAGAATTTCCGGATCCTATCACAAGAGTTTCATGGGATAACTATGTTACTGTTTCTAATGAAGATGCTAAGAAATTGGGTCTTTCTAATGAAATTGTTGCTAATGGTGGTTTAGACGGAAGTTATGCTACAATTGCTATGGCAGGTGGAGTAAAACTTGAAAGTGTACCTGTAATTGTTCAGCCAGGTCAAGCGGTTGGTACTATTGGATTGGCATTAGGTTATGGTCGCAAAGCGGCTTTAAAAGAAGAAATGCAAGTAGGTGTAAATGCTTACTCTTTATATAAAGGTTTTAATGATGTACAATCAGTTACATTGGTAAAAGCTGACGGTGTACACGAATTTGCTTGTGTTCAAGGTCAAAAGACATTGATGGGTAGAGGAGATATTATCAAAGAAACATCTTTGGAAATCTTTAATACTAAGGATGCTAAAATTTGGAACAAAGTGCCAATGGTGTCTTTAAATCATCAAGAGGTTGAGGCTACAACAGTAGATTTATGGGATTCATTTGATCGTTCTGTTGGTCATCACTTTAATCTATCGATAGATTTGAATGCTTGTACTGGCTGTGGTGCTTGTGTTATCGCTTGTCATGCTGAAAATAATGTTCCTGTAGTAGGTAAATCAGAGGTAAGAAGAAGTCGTGATATGCACTGGTTGCGTATCGACAGATACTACTCTTCTGAAAGTACTTTTGAAGGGGATAATGAAAGAAAAGAAAATATTGCTGGTTTGTCAAGTTCTTTGTCTACATTTAATGAAATGGAGAAAGCAGGAGATAATCCTCAAGTTTCTTTCCAGCCTGTAATGTGTCAGCATTGTAATCACGCACCTTGTGAAACTGTTTGTCCGGTTGCGGCAACTTCTCATGGTCGTCAAGGTCAAAATCAGATGGCTTATAACAGATGTGTGGGTACTCGTTACTGTGCAAACAACTGTCCTTATAAAGTACGTCGTTTTAACTGGTTCTTGTATAACAAAAACAGTGAATTTGATTATCATATGAATGATGATTTAGGGCGTATGGTATTGAATCCTGATGTGAATGTTCGTTCTCGTGGTGTAATGGAGAAATGTTCTATGTGTATTCAAATGACACAAGCAACTATCTTGAAAGCAAAAAGAGAAGGAAGAGCTATTGTTGATGGGGAATTCCAAACGGCTTGTTCAAATGCTTGTTCTACTGGGGCAATGGTTTTTGGAGATGTTAATGATACTGAAAGTCAAGTTGCTAAATTAGCTGCAGATGATAGGATGTATCACTTGTTAGAGCATGTAGGAACAAAACCAAATGTGATTTATCACGTTAAAGTTAGAAACACTTAG
- a CDS encoding cytochrome c3 family protein, with amino-acid sequence MKKVGNHNSISRKLFFSLALSLAFSLTSFAQDAAPAAATEVPVATQGGDPIKGKELFNSNCAACHKLDGKSTGPALRGIIAKHDMQWLYKWIRNSADLIKSGDAAAVKVFEENNKVAMTAFPQLSDGDIDNIIAYTSEVKAEAPAPLPGAAAGTASQESGLSNNLILGALALVMLMLVVMLFLVSNVLTKVAKANGIEVSPNEPRQSIWKAFVRNQFLVLVASVFLLLASGYFVYGYLMQVGVDQDYAPIQPIHFSHKIHAGDNEINCKYCHSAARVSKNAGIPSLNVCMNCHKNIAEVAETTATPEYSKAFYDEQIQKLYTAVGWDKSTQAYTGKTEPVKWVRIHNLPDFVYFNHSQHVTVAGLECQTCHGPVETYEVQKQFAPLTMGWCIDCHRKTDVKMEGNEYYAKIHAELSKKYGVEKLTAAQMGGLECGKCHY; translated from the coding sequence ATGAAAAAGGTGGGTAACCATAATTCGATCTCGAGGAAATTGTTTTTTAGCTTAGCTTTATCGCTGGCTTTTTCCTTAACTTCATTTGCTCAAGATGCTGCGCCAGCGGCCGCAACAGAAGTTCCAGTAGCTACTCAAGGGGGTGACCCGATAAAGGGTAAAGAGCTTTTTAATTCTAATTGTGCAGCTTGTCATAAACTTGACGGTAAATCTACGGGTCCTGCCCTTAGAGGTATTATTGCAAAGCATGATATGCAATGGCTTTACAAGTGGATTCGTAATAGTGCTGATTTGATTAAATCAGGTGATGCAGCTGCTGTAAAAGTATTTGAAGAGAATAATAAAGTTGCGATGACTGCTTTTCCTCAGTTGTCAGACGGTGATATTGATAATATTATAGCTTATACTTCAGAAGTTAAGGCTGAAGCTCCGGCTCCATTGCCTGGTGCTGCTGCTGGTACAGCTAGTCAGGAAAGTGGTTTGTCTAATAATTTAATTTTAGGCGCTCTTGCACTTGTAATGCTAATGTTGGTTGTGATGTTGTTCTTGGTGAGCAATGTTTTGACTAAAGTGGCAAAAGCTAATGGTATAGAGGTGTCTCCAAATGAGCCAAGACAATCAATTTGGAAAGCATTTGTTAGAAATCAATTTTTAGTATTGGTTGCTTCAGTGTTTTTGTTATTGGCAAGTGGTTATTTTGTGTATGGTTATTTGATGCAAGTGGGTGTGGATCAGGATTATGCTCCTATTCAGCCAATACATTTTTCTCATAAGATTCACGCAGGTGATAATGAAATTAATTGTAAGTATTGCCATTCTGCAGCTAGAGTTAGTAAAAATGCCGGTATTCCTTCTTTAAATGTTTGTATGAACTGTCATAAGAATATTGCTGAAGTAGCTGAAACTACTGCTACTCCGGAATACAGTAAAGCTTTTTATGATGAGCAAATTCAGAAGTTGTATACCGCGGTGGGTTGGGATAAATCAACTCAAGCTTACACTGGAAAAACGGAGCCTGTGAAATGGGTTCGTATTCATAATTTACCTGATTTTGTTTATTTTAATCACTCTCAACACGTAACAGTTGCTGGTCTTGAATGTCAGACTTGTCACGGGCCGGTTGAAACATACGAAGTGCAAAAACAATTTGCTCCTTTAACAATGGGTTGGTGTATTGATTGTCATAGAAAAACGGATGTTAAAATGGAAGGTAATGAGTATTACGCTAAGATTCATGCTGAACTTTCAAAAAAATACGGTGTAGAGAAATTGACTGCAGCGCAAATGGGAGGTTTAGAATGTGGTAAGTGTCATTACTAA
- the nrfD gene encoding NrfD/PsrC family molybdoenzyme membrane anchor subunit, with protein sequence MSHIYDSSIRKPLVIGDRSYHDVTVDVAAPVEGKANKHWWIVFTIALIAFLWGLGCIIYTVSTGIGTWGLNKTVGWAWDITNFVWWVGIGHAGTLISAVLLLFRQRWRMAINRSAEAMTIFSVIQAGLFPIIHMGRPWLAYWVLPIPNQFGSLWVNFNSPLLWDVFAISTYLSVSLVFWWTGLLPDFAMLRDRAITPFNKRVYSILSFGWSGRAKDWQRFEEVSLVLAGLATPLVLSVHTIVSMDFATSVIPGWHTTIFPPYFVAGAVFSGFAMVNTLLIVMRKVSNLEAYITIQHIELMNIVIMITGSIVGVAYITELFIAWYSGVEYEQYAFLNRATGPYWWAYWSMMTCNVFSPQFMWFKKLRTSIMFSFIISIVVNIGMWFERFVIIVTSLHRDYLPSSWTMFSPTFVDIGIFIGTIGFFFVLFLLYSRTFPVIAQAEVKTILKATGDNYIREREVKKDSHHE encoded by the coding sequence ATGTCTCATATATACGACTCTAGTATTAGAAAGCCTTTAGTTATAGGTGATAGATCATATCACGACGTAACAGTAGATGTCGCTGCGCCTGTTGAAGGAAAAGCCAACAAACATTGGTGGATTGTATTTACAATCGCATTAATTGCCTTCCTTTGGGGGTTGGGTTGCATCATCTACACCGTATCTACAGGTATAGGAACTTGGGGATTAAATAAAACTGTTGGATGGGCCTGGGATATCACGAACTTCGTTTGGTGGGTTGGTATTGGTCACGCAGGAACTTTAATTTCTGCTGTATTATTATTGTTTCGTCAAAGATGGAGAATGGCGATTAACCGTTCTGCGGAAGCAATGACAATTTTCTCAGTTATCCAAGCTGGTTTGTTTCCAATTATTCACATGGGACGTCCTTGGTTAGCTTATTGGGTATTGCCTATTCCAAATCAATTTGGATCTTTATGGGTAAACTTTAACTCTCCATTGCTTTGGGACGTATTCGCGATCTCTACTTACCTATCAGTATCATTAGTTTTCTGGTGGACTGGTTTGTTACCTGACTTTGCAATGCTTAGAGATAGAGCTATAACCCCTTTTAATAAAAGAGTATATTCTATATTGAGTTTTGGATGGAGCGGTAGAGCTAAAGATTGGCAACGTTTTGAAGAGGTTTCTTTGGTTCTTGCAGGTTTGGCTACTCCACTTGTACTTTCGGTACATACTATTGTATCGATGGACTTTGCTACTTCGGTAATTCCGGGATGGCATACTACAATTTTCCCTCCTTATTTCGTGGCTGGTGCGGTTTTCTCAGGATTTGCGATGGTAAATACCTTGCTTATTGTTATGAGAAAAGTGTCTAACCTTGAGGCTTATATTACAATACAGCATATCGAATTGATGAATATCGTAATTATGATTACGGGTTCGATAGTTGGGGTTGCTTATATTACTGAGTTATTTATTGCTTGGTATTCTGGAGTAGAGTATGAGCAGTATGCTTTCTTGAATAGAGCAACAGGACCTTACTGGTGGGCTTACTGGTCAATGATGACTTGTAATGTGTTTTCTCCTCAGTTCATGTGGTTTAAGAAATTAAGAACAAGTATTATGTTTTCTTTTATCATTTCTATTGTTGTAAACATAGGAATGTGGTTTGAGAGATTTGTAATTATTGTTACATCTTTGCATAGAGATTATTTACCGTCTTCTTGGACAATGTTCTCTCCTACTTTTGTTGATATTGGAATTTTCATTGGAACAATTGGTTTCTTCTTTGTATTATTTTTACTTTATTCTAGAACATTCCCAGTGATTGCTCAGGCAGAGGTAAAAACAATATTGAAAGCAACTGGAGATAATTACATTAGAGAAAGAGAAGTAAAAAAAGATTCACACCATGAGTAG